A single genomic interval of Scylla paramamosain isolate STU-SP2022 chromosome 12, ASM3559412v1, whole genome shotgun sequence harbors:
- the LOC135105396 gene encoding uncharacterized protein LOC135105396 — protein MNVTLNRIVSWSSKWPVKFAPNKTQMSIISRSRTPLQLSLEGQAIRRQDEMDVLGVTYDSALTFRHYIERLARKASGKLASLRRMSWLLDDKGLEILYKAKVRSSLEYSSLAWGGEATRHLSLLDRVQTRAVRLIKDSGDRNEPKLHSLQHRRDVAGLVVIYKIQQRILHLQALRQPLRRAQVTTRAVTLMPAELFQCRCRTWHHQRQYVHHYGKLWNTLIAAQIDSSKMNLQ, from the coding sequence ATGAACGTCACCCTGAACCGCATTGTGTCGTGGAGCAGCAAGTGGCCAGTAAAATTTGccccaaacaaaacacaaatgtCAATCATCTCAAGGTCGAGGACGCCCCTCCAACTCAGCCTTGAGGGGCAAGCTATACGGCGGCAAGACGAGATGGATGTACTGGGGGTCACATATGACTCCGCGCTGACCTTCAGGCACTACATAGAGCGTCTAGCCAGGAAGGCCTCGGGTAAGCTGGCGTCACTCAGAAGGATGTCGTGGCTCCTTGACGACAAAGGCCTGGAGATCTTATACAAGGCTAAAGTTCGTTCCTCCCTGGAGTACTCGAGCCTTGCTTGGGGAGGAGAGGCGACCAggcatctttccctcctggACAGGGTACAGACTCGGGCAGTGAGGCTCATAAAGGACAGTGGGGACAGAAATGAGCCAAAGCTTCACTCCCTTCAACATCGCAGGGACGTAGCGGGCCTCGTAGTGATATACAAAATACAACAGCGAATCCTGCATCTCCAAGCTCTCCGCCAGCCCCTGCGGCGGGCACAAGTGACCACCCGGGCTGTCACTTTAATGCCTGCTGAATTATTTCAGTGTCGATGCCGCACTTGGCACCATCAACGCCAGTACGTCCATCATtatggtaaactatggaacacCTTAATTGCTGCACAGATAGACTCCAGTAAAATGAATCTGCAGTAA